The genomic DNA AAGTTTGGGTCGACGATTTAGAGCGTAAAAATCCGCGTGTGTCACCAATGTATGGTCCAGTTCGTGGTTTACCACCCGTTTATATGTTTGGTGGTACAAGTGAAATCTTTTATCCAGATATGCGTAAGCTTGCTGATTATTTTGAGGCAGAGCAACAGCCGATTCATTTTTATGAATATAAAGATATGGTCACGGCTTTTCCGTTATATCCTATCGTTGAATCTAGAAAAGTTTTAAAACAAATCCGTAAAACAATCCATCCATAAAAGAGATGAAGCCAGACATGCGATGGTGTGCTACTTCTACAATAAATAAGCAGAATGGTCTTTGATGAAAAGCAGATGCAAATGTGCTTTTTATCAAAGTCCATTCTGTTTTTCTATATTGAAGTAGTTTATTTTCGAGGCATGAAAGACAATGCTTTGAGTCAAAACGTTTTGAAAAAATAATAGATATAGCAAGATGAATGGTGAGCGTATGTTCGCGTTATAAAGACAAAATTGAAACGGATTATCGTATTTACATAATAATTTTGTTTTTATAAAGCTTTTTTTGGATTAAATATAGAATCAAATGAACGTCTGAGACAAACAATTTCTTAAATGAAGTAAAGCCCGTGCAATTAAGTAAAATTTTTAGTAGAATTAACTATATGCAAAAATATCAATATTATAAAGTTATTCAGAAATTGATAAATATGTAAATTTAAGGGGCCTTTTCGAATAACAAGAGGGGGACATTATGGATTTATTAATCGGTACTGCTTTTTTAATTTTAGTACTTGTCATTTTCACGTTATTTACATATAAAGCGCCAAACGGCATGCGTGCTATGGGTGCACTTGCGAATGCAGCTATCGCGACGTTTTTAGTCGAAGCATTTAACAAATACGTTGGGGGACGTGTATTTCATAATGCTTTCCTTGAACAAGTCGGCGCTGCAGCCGGAAATTTAGGTGGTGTGGCAGCAGCAGGTTTAACAGCATTAGCGATTGGTGTTTCACCTGTTTACGCTTTAGTCATTGCAGCGGCTTGTGGTGGCTTAGATTTATTACCTGGTTTCTTTGCAGGTTATTTAATTGGTTACTTAATGAAATATACCGAAAAATATGTGCCGGATGGTGTCGACTTGATTGTGGCCGTGTTAATCGTAGCGCCATTATCACGAGCTGTGGCATTATTGTTCACACCAGTCGTTAAAAATACATTAATTAAAATTGGTGACATTATCCAAAGCTCAACTGATACAAGCCCAATCATTATGGGGATTATTTTAGGTGGTATCATTACGGTAGTAGGTACGGCACCATTAAGCTCTATGGCACTGACGGCTTTGCTTGGCCTTACAGGTGTGCCAATGGCTATTGGTGCGATGGCAGCGTTCAGTTCAGCGTTCATGAACGGAACTTTATTCCATCGTCTCAAATTAGGTGACCGTAAATCCACAATATCTGTAAGTATTGAACCATTATCACAAGCAGACATTGTCTCGGCCAACCCTATTCCTATTTATATTACGAACTTCTTCGGAGGCGCAACCGCCGGCTTAGTCATTGCTCTTTCTGGACTTGTGAATGATGCGACCGGAACTGCAACGCCAATTGCAGGTTTTATCGTAATGTTTGGTTTTAATCATTGGGGGACTGTCGTTATCTATGGTGTGATTATGGGAATTATTGGTTTAATATGGGGCTATATTGGCTCAATCGTATTCAAAAAATATCCTATCGTCACTAAAGCAGATATGATTCGCCGTGGTGCGACTGACGCTTAAATAATTCGTTAAATAATCCGGAACTTCATATGTAAAGAAGACATGACATGTTAAAAGACTGCGGACGCTTAATTTAAGATTGAGGCGCGCAGTCTTTTTATGTTTCTATAGAAAATGCAGTGCAATTTAAAGCTTTTCGTTATTAGTTTTTTTCTTTTTTAGGTATTTGTATGCGATGCCCCAATTGCTCAGGCCAATCCGTTCTGTTTTGTGAATGGGCATAATGTTGGATCTGTGCAAATATATCTTCAGGATAAGGGGCTGCGTGGCGTGTCGACTTATC from Staphylococcus schleiferi includes the following:
- a CDS encoding PTS sugar transporter subunit IIC; this encodes MFTLFTYKAPNGMRAMGALANAAIATFLVEAFNKYVGGRVFHNAFLEQVGAAAGNLGGVAAAGLTALAIGVSPVYALVIAAACGGLDLLPGFFAGYLIGYLMKYTEKYVPDGVDLIVAVLIVAPLSRAVALLFTPVVKNTLIKIGDIIQSSTDTSPIIMGIILGGIITVVGTAPLSSMALTALLGLTGVPMAIGAMAAFSSAFMNGTLFHRLKLGDRKSTISVSIEPLSQADIVSANPIPIYITNFFGGATAGLVIALSGLVNDATGTATPIAGFIVMFGFNHWGTVVIYGVIMGIIGLIWGYIGSIVFKKYPIVTKADMIRRGATDA